Proteins co-encoded in one Candidatus Eisenbacteria bacterium genomic window:
- a CDS encoding MgtC/SapB family protein, whose amino-acid sequence MDTFNDISIIALRLVGAALLAGIIGFEREKERKPAGLRTHMLVSLGCCLFMLISAYSPILLNSKLTDPSRIAAQIVTGVGFLGAGSILQARGAIYGLTTAASIWAVAAIGMAIGAGFYSGAVGGTALAWAILTILDRWEKIIQHRGRVLTLRLKICDERLVQVVQSLLEELEVKIIESHVHQASASWQVTYRGVFTSNTIHEIFQAFSGDPSVEDIGFGN is encoded by the coding sequence TTGGACACCTTTAATGATATTTCAATTATAGCCCTCCGATTGGTGGGGGCTGCCCTTTTGGCGGGCATTATCGGCTTCGAGCGGGAAAAAGAACGAAAGCCTGCGGGACTCAGAACCCATATGCTTGTCTCCCTCGGGTGTTGTCTTTTTATGCTGATCTCCGCCTATTCACCGATTCTGCTGAACTCGAAGTTGACCGATCCTTCCCGTATCGCGGCCCAGATCGTCACCGGTGTCGGATTTCTCGGCGCCGGATCAATCCTTCAGGCCCGCGGGGCGATCTATGGTCTCACGACCGCTGCCTCAATCTGGGCGGTCGCCGCCATCGGCATGGCGATCGGCGCCGGATTCTATTCGGGAGCCGTCGGTGGGACGGCCCTTGCCTGGGCAATTCTGACCATCCTGGATCGGTGGGAGAAGATCATCCAGCACCGTGGACGGGTTTTGACCCTAAGACTCAAAATTTGTGACGAACGGCTGGTTCAGGTTGTACAAAGCCTGCTTGAAGAGCTCGAGGTCAAAATTATTGAAAGCCACGTGCATCAAGCATCCGCTAGCTGGCAGGTGACCTATCGCGGTGTCTTCACTTCCAACACGATTCATGAAATTTTCCAAGCCTTCTCGGGGGACCCATCCGTGGAGGATATCGGGTTCGGGAATTAA